The following coding sequences lie in one Pontibacter sp. G13 genomic window:
- a CDS encoding glycosyltransferase 87 family protein → MTRFSWRHIRIWHICLLTVAIRMLIWMTIYHPDGYSHLTRDDGVYQLAMEELKAGQLLSSIKIMPGYPAILVLVGGFPNVIYFNWLLSALGCWLLYSWTSSISHALGRDRAHQAGVWAAIGYACWPTLIYFSDHAYTEVPFTTCLIAIVWCWHHRYFWQGSMIAVLSILIRPTLDILAPLLLLSYLLVHRSPRRTIFMEMGKYVFIYLLFLAPWWWHNTQKYDQFVRLNHGMGEVWYHGQVNVPSDTTGIWVGDHLYDLGIYADIPDPIQRDQALREAVMQHFAEHPIDLLRAPLLNLRKFWLGPSEVFWGLRGWIVWGLSLALVMLFAWALVGWLRMSNRGILWFPILLTILYFSGVHAFLHGEPRYRIPIDPLLMGWVAYSVSRWLDQRKASGV, encoded by the coding sequence TTGACCAGATTCAGTTGGAGACATATCCGGATATGGCACATCTGCCTGTTGACTGTGGCCATTCGCATGCTGATCTGGATGACGATTTACCATCCTGATGGCTATTCGCACCTCACCCGAGATGATGGGGTGTATCAATTGGCGATGGAGGAATTGAAGGCGGGACAACTGCTTTCGAGCATCAAGATCATGCCGGGCTATCCAGCCATCTTGGTATTGGTCGGAGGATTCCCGAATGTGATTTACTTCAATTGGCTGCTGTCGGCACTCGGATGCTGGCTGCTGTACAGTTGGACTAGCAGCATTTCCCACGCTTTGGGAAGAGATCGCGCACATCAGGCAGGCGTTTGGGCGGCGATTGGGTATGCCTGCTGGCCTACGCTTATATATTTTTCGGATCATGCCTACACGGAAGTGCCATTTACCACGTGCCTGATTGCGATCGTCTGGTGCTGGCATCACCGGTATTTCTGGCAAGGAAGCATGATTGCCGTGCTGTCGATCCTCATTCGTCCCACCTTGGATATATTGGCACCGCTCCTATTGCTTTCCTACCTGCTCGTCCATCGGTCGCCGCGCAGAACGATTTTCATGGAAATGGGCAAATACGTCTTCATTTACCTCCTGTTCCTCGCACCTTGGTGGTGGCACAATACCCAGAAATACGATCAATTCGTCCGACTCAACCATGGCATGGGCGAAGTCTGGTACCACGGCCAAGTCAATGTCCCCAGCGACACAACCGGAATCTGGGTCGGAGACCACCTCTACGATTTGGGAATTTATGCAGACATCCCAGACCCCATTCAACGAGATCAGGCATTGCGAGAGGCCGTCATGCAACATTTTGCCGAGCATCCGATCGACTTGCTACGCGCTCCGCTCCTCAATCTCCGCAAATTTTGGCTGGGTCCTTCAGAAGTTTTCTGGGGACTCCGTGGATGGATCGTCTGGGGCCTTTCCCTCGCGCTTGTGATGCTGTTTGCATGGGCCTTGGTGGGTTGGCTGCGGATGTCCAACCGAGGGATTCTCTGGTTCCCCATCCTACTCACTATCCTGTATTTCAGTGGAGTACATGCATTCCTCCACGGAGAACCCAGATATCGAATTCCCATCGACCCACTCCTCATGGGCTGGGTCGCCTACTCGGTCTCGCGCTGGCTGGATCAAAGGAAGGCTTCGGGGGTCTGA
- the mgrA gene encoding L-glyceraldehyde 3-phosphate reductase → MPYHANDSRYDQMKTRRAGKSGLILPALSLGLWHNFGHVDRYQDIQEILRYAFDRGIFHFDLANNYGPPPGSAEENFGRVFREDFRPYRDEMIISSKAGYRMWPGPFGEWGSRKYLLASLDQSLQRMGLEYVDIFYSHRFDPDTPLEETMGALDHAVRSGKALYAGISSYTAAQTREAARILKDLGTPCVIHQPKYNMFDRWIETDHLVEALDDTGMGSIVFSPLAQGLLTSKYLKGIPEGSRAALDHGFLQKSEITEKLLTRVQALNDLAASRNQTLAQMALMWCWRLPQVTSVLVGVSSLKQLKDNLGALEHSDFTEEEVNQIEQILQG, encoded by the coding sequence ATGCCATATCACGCAAATGATTCGAGGTATGACCAGATGAAAACCCGCCGTGCAGGAAAAAGTGGATTGATCCTCCCTGCGCTTTCTTTGGGACTCTGGCACAACTTCGGCCACGTCGATCGATATCAAGACATTCAGGAAATTCTCCGGTACGCTTTTGACCGGGGAATTTTCCATTTTGACCTCGCCAATAACTACGGCCCCCCTCCAGGATCTGCCGAGGAGAATTTCGGACGGGTATTTCGGGAGGATTTTCGCCCGTATCGGGATGAAATGATCATCTCTTCGAAGGCTGGGTACCGCATGTGGCCCGGACCATTCGGGGAATGGGGTTCTCGAAAGTATCTCCTCGCTTCCCTGGATCAAAGTCTACAGCGTATGGGCCTCGAATATGTGGACATTTTCTACTCCCACAGATTCGATCCCGATACGCCGCTAGAAGAAACGATGGGCGCGCTCGATCATGCTGTTAGGTCTGGAAAAGCGCTTTATGCAGGGATTTCCAGCTATACAGCAGCTCAAACGCGAGAAGCCGCCCGAATCTTGAAAGATCTGGGTACGCCCTGTGTGATCCATCAGCCCAAGTACAATATGTTTGACAGATGGATCGAGACAGACCATCTGGTGGAAGCATTGGATGATACCGGGATGGGTTCCATTGTGTTCTCTCCATTGGCTCAAGGATTGTTGACCTCCAAGTACCTAAAGGGGATTCCGGAAGGTTCTCGGGCGGCGCTGGATCACGGGTTTTTGCAGAAAAGTGAAATTACCGAGAAGCTCCTGACTCGCGTTCAGGCGTTGAATGATCTCGCCGCTTCCCGCAACCAGACCTTGGCTCAGATGGCGCTGATGTGGTGTTGGAGATTGCCTCAGGTGACTTCCGTGCTCGTGGGCGTGAGTTCGCTCAAACAGCTGAAGGATAATCTAGGTGCGCTTGAGCACTCAGATTTCACGGAGGAGGAAGTCAATCAAATCGAACAAATCCTCCAAGGATAA
- a CDS encoding serine hydrolase, with amino-acid sequence MRPLHGLFVLIFACSPALAQRPPVPQLPVLDQAAAGFNVDSLNALEAKIAETEHRDFTGLVVIKDHQLVIEWYYNTFWRNQILDVRSAGKSITSLLLGVAMQSGLVESLDQDVYSFFPQDKYPTLNPDYRKITLRDLLDMSSGLDADSDDSQTPGHVGHWGAKDDWMAYILSVPLVEKPGTRWVYADLHAALIGAVIEETSGMSLRAFAKEKVFEPLGITQYYWYTNAADQTVAAGTLYLSALDFAKLGVLVAHEGEWAGQQIVQPAYIRQLIDRKAFDLTDYWNLTDSYGMFWYKTQRTIEGKTYDYLWASGRGGNHLIVIPSENMVIALTSTAYGPRYGHNRAYAILGELLKAYQ; translated from the coding sequence ATGAGACCTCTTCACGGTTTGTTCGTGCTGATCTTCGCATGCAGCCCTGCCCTAGCCCAACGGCCACCTGTTCCACAGCTTCCTGTCCTGGATCAGGCGGCGGCAGGGTTCAATGTAGATTCCCTCAATGCGCTTGAGGCCAAGATCGCGGAAACGGAACATCGGGACTTCACGGGATTGGTCGTGATCAAAGACCATCAACTGGTGATCGAATGGTACTACAATACCTTTTGGCGGAATCAAATCCTCGATGTCCGCTCGGCTGGCAAGAGCATCACGTCCCTGCTGCTGGGAGTCGCCATGCAATCGGGATTGGTGGAGAGCTTGGATCAGGATGTTTACTCCTTTTTCCCGCAGGACAAATACCCCACTCTGAATCCGGATTACCGGAAAATCACCCTCAGAGATCTATTGGACATGTCCTCGGGTCTGGATGCTGATTCGGACGATTCACAAACCCCCGGACATGTGGGACATTGGGGCGCCAAAGATGATTGGATGGCCTACATCCTGAGCGTTCCGCTGGTGGAGAAACCGGGAACGCGCTGGGTGTATGCGGATCTGCACGCGGCATTGATCGGAGCTGTCATCGAGGAAACTTCCGGAATGAGTCTCCGCGCATTCGCCAAGGAAAAGGTGTTTGAACCGCTGGGCATCACGCAATATTATTGGTACACCAATGCCGCCGATCAGACAGTCGCGGCCGGAACCCTGTATCTCTCCGCATTGGATTTCGCGAAATTGGGCGTACTGGTGGCCCATGAGGGAGAATGGGCAGGTCAGCAAATCGTCCAACCTGCATACATCCGGCAATTGATCGATCGGAAGGCCTTCGACCTCACGGACTATTGGAATCTGACCGACAGCTACGGCATGTTCTGGTACAAGACACAGCGAACGATCGAAGGCAAGACCTATGATTACCTCTGGGCATCAGGTCGCGGCGGCAATCACCTCATCGTCATCCCCTCGGAAAACATGGTCATCGCGCTGACCTCTACAGCCTACGGACCCCGATATGGCCACAACAGGGCGTATGCGATCTTGGGAGAATTGCTGAAGGCCTATCAGTGA
- a CDS encoding alpha/beta hydrolase: MTIAEWEQKGTYAEILGMRVFYYDSDSMKPPLVILHGYPTCSWDYVKVLPMLERHFRVIVHDHPGFGLSDKPSDYSYSLIDQTDVALLLWQKLNLTRAQVLAHDYGTSIATELIARHHRELLPMDLTGVLLANGSMHIELSQLRPIQKLLMHKRWGPTVAKLASFSTFQRNMRKIGYRPDYLTMEELESLWQLLIAKGGREALPKLTQYIRERSQFWHRWIGSLQQTQLPIQILWATEDPVAVAKMATVLHDEIPHSQLKLLDQLGHYPMLEDPDRWGRAALEMMLAPTPNLS; this comes from the coding sequence ATGACGATCGCGGAATGGGAACAAAAAGGCACCTACGCCGAGATTTTGGGGATGCGGGTCTTCTACTACGATTCCGACTCCATGAAACCACCACTGGTAATTTTGCATGGGTATCCCACCTGTTCATGGGATTACGTCAAGGTATTGCCCATGCTGGAACGGCATTTTCGGGTCATCGTCCATGATCACCCCGGCTTCGGCCTTTCCGACAAGCCTTCCGATTATTCCTACTCCCTCATCGACCAGACAGACGTGGCATTGCTCCTCTGGCAAAAACTCAACCTCACGCGCGCACAGGTATTGGCACACGACTACGGCACAAGTATCGCCACAGAACTCATCGCCCGACATCATCGCGAATTACTCCCCATGGACCTCACCGGAGTACTGCTCGCCAATGGCAGCATGCACATCGAGCTGTCCCAACTTCGACCGATCCAGAAGCTGCTCATGCACAAACGATGGGGCCCAACGGTCGCCAAACTGGCTTCCTTCTCCACCTTTCAGCGAAATATGCGCAAAATCGGCTATCGGCCTGACTATCTGACGATGGAAGAATTGGAATCCCTCTGGCAATTGCTCATTGCCAAGGGCGGCAGGGAAGCCCTCCCAAAATTGACCCAATACATCCGCGAGCGATCCCAATTTTGGCACAGATGGATTGGCTCCCTCCAACAGACCCAACTTCCCATCCAGATCCTCTGGGCGACAGAGGACCCCGTCGCAGTCGCAAAAATGGCCACCGTCCTACATGACGAAATCCCCCACAGCCAACTTAAGCTCCTGGATCAATTGGGGCACTACCCCATGCTGGAAGATCCCGATCGATGGGGACGCGCCGCGCTTGAAATGATGCTCGCCCCCACCCCTAACCTCTCCTGA
- a CDS encoding nuclear transport factor 2 family protein: MIEATEQARQVIALHWRAFQANDLQKVLSHYADEALFCTPDGPLKGKQDLEALYREMFKLLPANETHWEFKQTFVDDNRVYCIWMAESPLVRIPIGSDTFILEDGKIVYQTFAGYLTPQEPGRASFS; this comes from the coding sequence ATGATCGAAGCAACGGAACAGGCCAGACAGGTGATCGCCCTGCATTGGCGGGCTTTTCAGGCCAACGACCTCCAGAAGGTGCTTTCCCACTATGCGGACGAGGCGCTCTTCTGTACCCCGGACGGGCCGCTCAAGGGCAAACAAGACCTTGAGGCGCTCTATCGCGAAATGTTCAAGCTCCTGCCTGCCAATGAAACCCACTGGGAGTTCAAGCAGACCTTTGTGGATGACAATCGGGTGTACTGCATCTGGATGGCCGAAAGTCCCTTGGTGCGGATTCCCATCGGATCGGATACCTTTATCCTGGAAGACGGCAAGATCGTTTACCAGACCTTCGCAGGGTATCTCACCCCCCAAGAACCGGGACGGGCCTCCTTTTCCTGA
- a CDS encoding NAD(P)H-hydrate dehydratase — protein MLVATGPQIKQADHIQIHERHVPGIVLMEQAAGGATQEILKQYPDQQTFLILAGPGNNGGDGLVIARHLHLAGKDVQIILSHDPARYQGDAEINYRIIGELPIPINPFGQDAPSEVLSSFPTPPLLIDALLGFGVTEPLRGSILELVQFFRKTSLPTVAIDLPSGLNANTGETINPVIRAEHTITFQLPKVCHVVTPAMLECGQVHVHDIGIWPEVIEELGIQRRTITGEWISQQIPLRPTAGHKGTFGHVLVIGGSRQMAGAPILTASAAIRAGAGLCTALVPESCRLPFYSHVPEAMCLTSRSSDEHLTPDDARLMDQHLSGKSAIALGPGMGTHPDTRKFLAEALPMIQVPLILDADGLNILSQMPELWAMLPEQTILTPHPGEMRRLTGLENVNARRMESAERLAQDRQVTVLLKGAGTIIAHPDGRTHINTTGNPGMATGGSGDVLSGVIAALAAGGMGTMEAASAGAFFHGQAGDRAATQLGQAHISAMDLISQLRTDCG, from the coding sequence ATGCTCGTCGCCACCGGCCCACAGATCAAACAGGCAGACCATATCCAAATCCACGAGCGCCATGTCCCCGGCATTGTGCTCATGGAACAGGCCGCTGGCGGTGCCACGCAGGAGATCCTAAAGCAATACCCTGATCAACAGACCTTCCTGATTCTGGCGGGCCCGGGCAACAATGGCGGAGATGGACTAGTCATTGCCCGTCATTTACATCTGGCGGGGAAGGATGTCCAAATCATCCTCTCTCACGATCCAGCACGCTACCAAGGGGATGCCGAGATCAATTATCGGATCATCGGGGAATTGCCCATTCCCATCAATCCATTTGGTCAAGATGCCCCTTCCGAGGTACTTAGCTCCTTCCCTACTCCACCGCTGCTCATCGACGCCTTGCTGGGGTTTGGCGTGACGGAACCGCTCCGGGGCAGCATTTTGGAATTGGTCCAATTCTTCCGGAAAACATCACTCCCAACGGTAGCTATCGATCTGCCTAGTGGATTGAACGCCAACACGGGCGAGACCATCAACCCGGTGATCCGAGCCGAGCACACCATTACCTTCCAGCTTCCCAAAGTCTGCCACGTGGTTACTCCGGCCATGCTAGAGTGTGGCCAAGTCCATGTGCACGACATCGGCATCTGGCCAGAAGTCATCGAGGAATTGGGCATTCAGCGGCGGACCATTACAGGCGAATGGATCTCACAGCAAATCCCTTTGCGACCCACAGCCGGACACAAAGGCACCTTCGGGCACGTCTTGGTGATCGGTGGTAGTCGCCAAATGGCTGGGGCTCCTATCCTGACCGCTTCAGCGGCTATTCGGGCAGGTGCGGGTCTCTGCACGGCACTGGTACCGGAGAGTTGTCGGCTCCCATTCTACAGCCATGTCCCCGAGGCCATGTGCCTGACTTCCAGATCGAGCGATGAGCATTTGACCCCAGATGACGCCAGATTGATGGATCAACATCTTTCCGGCAAATCGGCGATTGCGCTAGGTCCCGGAATGGGCACTCATCCGGACACCCGGAAATTTCTGGCAGAAGCGCTACCGATGATCCAGGTTCCGTTGATTTTGGATGCAGACGGGCTGAATATCCTCTCCCAGATGCCCGAGCTATGGGCCATGCTTCCCGAGCAGACGATCTTGACGCCACATCCGGGAGAGATGCGCCGACTCACAGGGCTCGAAAACGTGAATGCCCGTCGCATGGAATCCGCCGAGCGATTGGCACAGGATCGACAAGTCACCGTGCTTCTCAAAGGCGCGGGAACCATCATCGCCCATCCCGATGGACGTACCCACATCAACACCACGGGAAACCCCGGAATGGCCACAGGAGGCAGTGGGGATGTGCTTTCGGGAGTGATTGCCGCCTTGGCAGCGGGTGGAATGGGCACGATGGAAGCCGCCTCGGCAGGCGCCTTTTTCCACGGGCAGGCAGGAGATCGGGCTGCCACCCAGTTGGGACAGGCGCATATTTCTGCGATGGACCTCATTTCACAACTCAGAACCGATTGTGGATAA
- the treF gene encoding alpha,alpha-trehalase TreF: MLDLNATAIRFFLLVSIILTSCREPNRPETFDFYQSECFREVQLSGLFSDSKTFADMDPRLPLAEINEIYETKKNQPGFVLDSFVTEYFEMPVSPTSNFVADSSLDVRAHIRRLWPYLTRQPSDANENSSLIALPNPYVVPGGRFGEIYYWDSYFTQLGLMADGQKALVRDMVDNFAYLIDTLGFIPNGNRDYFLGRSQPPFFALMVKLLAQDDPAQAVNYLPQLLREHAFWMEGEAGLNQSQARHRRVVLMPNGAILNRYWDDSPAPRPESYKEDVGLAAASGRNRQKLYRDIRAACESGFDFSSRWFPDHRSLAGIHTTDIVPVDLNALLWQMEDWISQVAYAAGDTAKQSAFAHRANLRKEAVAEYLFDSESGFFVDYHLEKQAPTGVLSMAGAYPMFMGMATQGQADSAKLVLENQLLQAGGFTTTTRESGQQWDAPNGWAPMQWIGIKGLLNYGFEELAQEAAGRWIAANEEIYESKGKLVEKYNVYRPLDEAGGGEYPNQDGFGWTNGVLSKLLDMGYEAIPEAKLKSLQMEPAVVQ; the protein is encoded by the coding sequence ATGTTGGATCTGAATGCCACCGCAATCCGTTTTTTTCTACTCGTGAGTATCATCCTGACTAGCTGTCGGGAACCAAACCGCCCGGAAACCTTCGACTTCTATCAATCCGAATGTTTCCGGGAAGTACAATTGTCCGGTTTGTTTTCCGATTCCAAGACCTTTGCCGATATGGATCCGCGGCTACCGCTGGCCGAGATCAACGAAATCTATGAGACGAAGAAGAACCAGCCCGGATTTGTGCTGGATTCATTTGTGACGGAATACTTTGAAATGCCGGTTTCGCCGACCAGCAATTTCGTGGCGGATTCCTCCCTCGATGTTCGTGCCCACATTCGCAGGCTTTGGCCGTATCTGACGCGCCAGCCGAGCGATGCCAATGAAAATTCCTCCTTGATCGCCTTACCGAATCCCTATGTGGTACCGGGTGGCCGATTTGGGGAAATCTACTATTGGGATAGCTACTTCACGCAGCTTGGTCTCATGGCAGATGGCCAAAAGGCATTGGTCCGCGACATGGTGGATAATTTCGCCTACCTAATCGATACGCTGGGATTCATCCCCAATGGCAATCGCGACTATTTTCTGGGTCGGAGTCAGCCGCCGTTTTTCGCCCTGATGGTGAAATTGCTGGCGCAGGATGATCCCGCCCAAGCAGTCAATTATCTGCCTCAGTTGCTGAGGGAACATGCCTTCTGGATGGAGGGTGAGGCAGGATTGAATCAGAGTCAGGCTCGACACAGACGGGTCGTCTTGATGCCCAACGGCGCGATCTTGAACAGATATTGGGACGACTCTCCAGCGCCTCGTCCAGAGAGCTACAAGGAGGATGTAGGGCTTGCCGCAGCTTCAGGTCGCAACCGGCAGAAGCTCTATCGGGATATCCGCGCTGCTTGCGAGTCGGGTTTCGATTTCTCCAGCAGATGGTTCCCCGATCATCGCAGTTTGGCGGGAATCCATACCACGGACATCGTGCCTGTGGACCTCAATGCGCTGCTCTGGCAGATGGAGGACTGGATCTCGCAAGTGGCCTATGCTGCGGGAGATACCGCCAAGCAGAGTGCATTTGCTCATCGGGCCAATCTCCGGAAGGAAGCCGTAGCGGAATATCTGTTCGATTCCGAATCTGGATTCTTCGTGGATTATCACCTGGAAAAACAAGCTCCGACAGGCGTGCTTTCCATGGCTGGTGCTTACCCGATGTTCATGGGGATGGCTACGCAAGGACAGGCTGATTCTGCCAAGTTGGTGCTTGAAAATCAATTGCTTCAGGCGGGAGGGTTCACGACAACTACCCGGGAGTCCGGACAGCAGTGGGACGCGCCCAACGGTTGGGCACCCATGCAATGGATCGGAATCAAGGGACTCCTTAATTACGGATTCGAGGAACTTGCGCAGGAAGCAGCAGGACGTTGGATCGCCGCCAATGAGGAAATTTACGAAAGCAAGGGTAAATTGGTGGAAAAATACAACGTCTACCGCCCCTTGGACGAAGCAGGTGGAGGCGAATATCCCAATCAGGATGGGTTTGGATGGACCAATGGTGTCCTCTCCAAATTACTGGACATGGGGTATGAAGCCATTCCGGAAGCGAAGCTGAAATCGCTTCAGATGGAACCTGCGGTTGTCCAATGA
- a CDS encoding nucleoid-associated protein, producing MIDLSNARLTTLAVHKVGNKSKKQGYVASKSLVELDERLAFILQDYYLKPFKAEEFFKFSHPVSLEHNMMYKSIGELFSQSREEFLDVSHRILMHLYDRSQHPYIKSGELHVAHFRECVVDGVELEAIGIFKSEIKDMFLKVDEEPDAVSIEPALGINVKKLDKGCLIFKTFEDDGFSVLMINKVSEDTQYWRDEFLQVQRLHDHSYQTENFMNLTRDFCDEVLSREEDKKEQVMFLNKSMNYFMDNQDFDMNDFKKEVFPKPETQEKFDTYRKDYEQDTGLAPAEEGFEISKYAVRTQKKNFKSIIKLDTPLEIRIDPKRLEDTEQYLERCYDEQRDMFYYRVYFNEEMES from the coding sequence ATGATCGATTTGTCGAATGCCCGCCTGACTACCCTCGCGGTACACAAGGTCGGAAACAAATCCAAGAAACAGGGGTACGTAGCCTCCAAGTCGCTGGTCGAGTTGGATGAGCGTTTGGCCTTTATTCTTCAAGACTATTACCTCAAGCCGTTCAAGGCCGAGGAATTCTTCAAGTTTTCCCACCCGGTGAGCTTGGAGCACAATATGATGTACAAATCCATCGGGGAACTATTCTCCCAGAGCCGGGAGGAATTCCTCGACGTTTCCCACCGGATCTTGATGCACCTGTATGACCGCTCCCAGCACCCTTACATCAAATCCGGCGAGTTGCACGTTGCTCATTTCCGCGAATGCGTCGTGGATGGCGTAGAACTCGAAGCCATCGGGATCTTCAAATCCGAAATCAAGGACATGTTCCTCAAAGTGGACGAGGAGCCGGATGCGGTTTCCATCGAGCCCGCACTCGGGATCAATGTCAAGAAACTCGACAAAGGATGCCTCATCTTCAAAACCTTCGAAGACGACGGATTCAGCGTCCTGATGATCAACAAAGTCAGCGAGGACACGCAGTACTGGCGTGATGAATTCCTGCAGGTACAGCGTCTCCACGACCACAGCTACCAGACCGAGAACTTCATGAACCTCACACGCGACTTCTGCGACGAGGTACTTTCACGTGAGGAGGACAAAAAGGAGCAGGTGATGTTCCTGAACAAATCCATGAACTACTTCATGGATAATCAGGACTTCGACATGAACGACTTCAAGAAGGAGGTCTTTCCCAAGCCTGAGACACAGGAGAAATTCGACACCTACCGCAAGGATTACGAGCAGGACACGGGATTGGCACCCGCTGAGGAAGGATTCGAGATCAGCAAATATGCCGTCCGTACGCAGAAGAAGAACTTCAAGAGCATCATCAAGCTTGATACGCCGCTGGAGATCCGAATCGATCCCAAGCGCCTTGAGGATACCGAGCAGTACCTCGAACGGTGCTATGACGAGCAGCGCGATATGTTTTACTACCGCGTCTACTTCAACGAGGAAATGGAATCCTAG
- a CDS encoding chloramphenicol acetyltransferase, protein MKYIDRSNWARRQHFEFFTSLDYPPFNLTAMVDIAPLSRFAKARNWSIFRTVLYLTSRAANEIPEFRQRIRGEDIVEHEVVHPSYTSMTDANVFSFTEVDYQPDIEQFFAECLAAESAVKSEASLEDDPNRDDYLFLSCVPWVHFTSFVHPVHISGVDSVPRITWGKHVWKGDRLEMPLSMQAHHALVDGWHTGQFFKLMEEMAQTPEAFL, encoded by the coding sequence ATGAAATATATCGATCGGTCCAATTGGGCCCGAAGACAGCATTTTGAGTTTTTCACCAGCCTCGATTATCCGCCTTTCAATCTGACTGCGATGGTGGATATCGCCCCACTTTCCCGATTTGCGAAAGCTCGTAATTGGTCCATTTTCCGGACAGTCCTGTACCTGACTTCAAGGGCTGCGAATGAGATTCCGGAATTTCGGCAGCGGATACGCGGGGAAGATATTGTGGAGCATGAGGTGGTTCACCCTTCCTATACCTCCATGACGGACGCCAATGTGTTCAGCTTCACGGAGGTCGATTATCAGCCTGATATTGAGCAGTTTTTTGCCGAATGCCTCGCGGCTGAATCAGCGGTCAAGTCCGAGGCCAGCTTGGAGGACGATCCCAATCGGGATGACTATTTGTTCCTATCCTGTGTGCCTTGGGTGCACTTCACGAGTTTTGTGCATCCCGTGCATATCAGTGGGGTGGACAGCGTGCCGAGGATCACGTGGGGCAAGCATGTCTGGAAGGGGGACCGGCTGGAAATGCCGCTGAGTATGCAAGCACATCACGCCCTCGTGGACGGCTGGCATACTGGACAGTTTTTCAAGCTGATGGAGGAAATGGCTCAGACCCCCGAAGCCTTCCTTTGA